Part of the Micromonospora rhizosphaerae genome is shown below.
AGCGGATCCGCCCGATCGGCCGGGACGACGTGTCCTACGTGGACGAGGCGGTCCGGCTGCTCGTGGCCGAGCTGGGCGACATCCCGCTGATCGGCTTCGCCGGCGCCCCGTTCACGCTGGCCAGCTACCTGGTCGAGGGCGGCCCGTCGCGGACCCACGCGAAGACCAAGGCGCTGATGTACGGCGAGCCGGAGCTCTGGCACGCACTCTGCGCCCGGCTGGCCGAGGTGACGCTCTCCTTCCTGCGGGTGCAGGTCGACGCCGGGGTCTCCGCGGTGCAGCTCTTCGACTCCTGGGCCGGCGCGCTGTCCGAGGCCGACTACCGCCGCTACGTGCTGCCGCACTCGACGGCCGTGCTCTCCGGGCTGGCCGACGCGGGCGTGCCGCGGATCCACTTCGGGGTGGGCACCGGCGAGCTGCTCGGCGCGATGGGCGAGGCCGGCGCGGACGTGGTCGGCGTGGACTGGCGTACCCCCTTGGACGTGGCGACCCGCCGGATCGGCCCGGACAAGGCGGTCCAGGGCAACCTCGACCCGTGCGTGCTGCTCGCCCCCTGGCCGGTGGTGGAGACCGAGGTG
Proteins encoded:
- the hemE gene encoding uroporphyrinogen decarboxylase, encoding MTTDTTGTVARHGEPRRGGPADSPFVRACRREPGPHTPVWFMRQAGRSLPEYREIRANVPMLESCRRPDLVAEITLQPVRRHGVDAAILFSDIVVPVAAAGVDLDIVPGTGPVVAEPVRTADDVERIRPIGRDDVSYVDEAVRLLVAELGDIPLIGFAGAPFTLASYLVEGGPSRTHAKTKALMYGEPELWHALCARLAEVTLSFLRVQVDAGVSAVQLFDSWAGALSEADYRRYVLPHSTAVLSGLADAGVPRIHFGVGTGELLGAMGEAGADVVGVDWRTPLDVATRRIGPDKAVQGNLDPCVLLAPWPVVETEVRRILDQGRAVPGHVFNLGHGVLPETDPDVLTRVVALVHELSARPVE